From the genome of Impatiens glandulifera chromosome 9, dImpGla2.1, whole genome shotgun sequence, one region includes:
- the LOC124915407 gene encoding ATP-dependent Clp protease proteolytic subunit-related protein 3, chloroplastic, whose amino-acid sequence MASCLRLPIVTSVHTSSSSSLRRNSKPIYAASHRCSVKIPMPPLNPKDSFLSKLASLAANSPEDLLSKPPRSDTLPYLDLFDSPKLMATPATVERSVSYNEHRPRRPPPDLPSLLLNGRIVYIGMPLVPAVTELVVAELMYLQYMDPKEPIFIYINSTGTTRDDGETVGMETEGFAIYDAMMQLKNEIHTVAVGAAIGQACLLLAAGTKGKRFMMPHSKAMIQQPRVPSSGLMPASDVLIRAKEVVFNRNTLVELLAKHTENPVETVANVMKRPFYMDSTKAKEFGVVDKILWRGQEKIMGDAASPDDWDRKAGIKVVEA is encoded by the exons ATGGCTTCCTGCTTGCGGTTACCAATCGTTACTTCAGTTCAtacttcatcatcttcttctttacGGCGGAATTCGAAGCCTATATACGCAGCTAGCCATCGATGCAGCGTTAAAATCCCTATGCCGCCGTTGAACCCTAAAGATTCTTTTCTATCTAAACTTGCTTCTTTGGCTGCAAATTCTCCAGAAGATCTCCTCTCAAAGCCTCCGCGTTCAGATACTCTTCCTTACTTGGACTTATTCGATTCCCCCAAGCTCATGGCTACTCCAGCTACA GTAGAGAGATCTGTTTCTTATAATGAGCATAGGCCTAGGAGACCGCCGCCGGATCTTCCATCCTTACTTCTTAATGGAAGAATTGTTTACATTGGAATGCCA TTGGTTCCTGCAGTTACAGAGCTTGTGGTTGCAGAGTTGATGTATCTTCAATATATGGATCCTAAAGAgccaatttttatttatatcaattcTACAGGAACAACTCGAGATGATGGTGAAACT GTAGGGATGGAGACTGAGGGTTTTGCAATTTATGACGCAATGATGCAGCTGAAGAACGAG ATACATACTGTGGCAGTTGGGGCTGCCATAGGTCAAGCATGTCTATTATTGGCGGCAGGAACCAAGGGTAAACGCTTTATGATGCCGCATTCCAAag CTATGATCCAGCAACCTCGTGTTCCATCATCCGGGCTAATGCCTGCCAGTGATGTTCTTATCCGAGCCAAGGAG GTTGTATTTAACAGGAATACACTTGTAGAACTTCTGGCTAAGCACACTGAAAAT CCAGTAGAGACAGTTGCAAACGTGATGAAGAGACCGTTTTACATGGACTCTACAAAAGCTAAAGAATTTGGTGTCGTAGACAAG ATACTATGGCGTGGTCAGGAAAAGATTATGGGAGATGCTGCTTCACCCGATGATTGGGACAGGAAAGCTGGCATTAAAGTTGTAGAAGCCTAA